atatgttagattaaggatctgcccgaaacgctatgcgtgttagtggctttgcttgAAAGTAAAAATACCAATTTTATATAATCTCACCAACTCATTGTACCTCCTTGCaaataagttattattattattattacttaaaaAAAAGCCTAGTTCAAACCTTCCCGCCGTTCAAGGTACCAACCCTCCCGCACACCCACCAAGTAACATACCGCACGTAAAGgaagaaatatatatttttatcacTCACaacgttcggtaatatgtttattgtttgtgatgtgtgtctatatatgtatacatatatgaacacgtactgaacggggtgagaatagcttgagctacctcatccctttgtgtgtatttataccccccaataaacttatttcaatttaaattCAATCTCATCAAATCCTACCACCTACTCATAGAAATTAAAATGAAAGGCTCTATTGACTCAAATATATACAAAAAACAATATTAAGTGAGGTGGACtattgcccaaaacgctgtgcgtattagtgattttaggcattgtatgtactagctctatctataaatccaacattatgtttgtaactcatcttatatctatgtacttttacctgaataaacattttgattttgattttgattttgatttgattttgactcATTATGTTTGAGGGTGAGAGTTGGGAAgggttggtagtggttgttgtttgtgtgaggccaggtgtggtGGGTCGTGAGACGCGGGCACCTTCTCCACAGCAATGGGTGCGGTTTGAGGCCACTTTCTGACCATATAAAGGTACGCCCGCACTGCTAGATACCTTGTGGCTGACCAGAGTGGTTAAGCATCAATGTATTGATGCAAGAGAGGGGTAttaaggagagtggtggtgtgggaCGGCAGTGGGTCGTTCCTCGCGGGGTGCTAACAGGTGATTCATCCAGTGAATAGTCTGGTGACGACCTCCTCACGACCCATACCATAGGATAGCTGCCGGACATTGGTCGTCCTGTAATTTCAACTGTACTTTCATTCAAAGATGAGCTGTTACGGGGGGCCTGACGACTgattggacagcgctcgggactcGCAGTcttaaggttccgggttcaatccccgcaggaggcggaaacaaatgggcagagtttccttcatcctgatgtttctgttcacctagcagtaactaggtacctgggagttagacagcttctacgggctgcttcctgggggtgtgtaacaaaaaggtggcctggtcaaggaccggggtgctaagtcccgaaatcaaatCTAATCAACCGTCTCAAGATTGTATGATGCTGACTTGTGTTCCAGGGAGCTTTCTTGGCTCCCTTGTTAGATTGATGTGGGAGCAGGAAATCTAATCCTTCACAATAGGCCCCAAGAACTGTCGTACTGTCATCGCTACTCATTTTAAACAAACCTAATGAAAATTGCATATTTTTAACCCTAAGCCAGCGACTATGGAGAAATGCTCATATTCGCCTATGCacaaaatataaaattaaatataaaacacaaaaatataaaattaaatataatacACAAAAATATAGCAAActataaaacacaaaatataaaattccaaaaaataatttttcattatagaattattaattttatgcataatgtaagaaaaacacgaaaataagtgaatatttattACTTCACTGGGAGGCGGCTGCATCTGGCACCTGTTATCGCCTGGTGCTCGACtacttggttgttaaatgatttggcgggttgTTTTCGGGAAAAACACAAAATTAAGAgttagggacttgcccgaaacgttatgcgtgctggtaactgtacaagaatgtaacaactcttgtatatataaatatacaaacaaaataaaaaagaCTATGCTTTCCTGTCTTATCCTGGGGTGTTTCACTGattgttttatcatttgttttttctttatttacattCACAGAGAGCTATTATATCAATATTTGTACCTTACATATAAAGCCCATATAATAATAGTACAGTAATTGTTTGAATTGTCATATGACAGTATCTACATTACCCCATGAATCAACAATTGACAATGACTGCAGACTAAGGTTAATAAACTGTCAGTTGTGACATGACATTTAATTGGGTTAAATCCTCATTCTTTTTGTAAACCTTTTTAATAGGTACCTAACTCTGGGGTACCTATCTACTGCAGCATCGGGCATAAAGCAATGTGCCCCAACTTCTCGTCTTGCACGGGAAATGACTTTGGGTCCAATTGGTTGTGAGCCGATGGTAGGAACCAGTCTCAAAATGTTATCTTTGGTATGCTCATTTTTGAAGTGAAATAAAATGTTTACAAAAATAGTGATGCTCTAAGTAGGTATTTTAGCCCCACATTGGATTCTGTAAttacagaatttttttttaactgcCATATACGAGCAAGCAGTTTACATCAATGTACTGTTCTTGGTTATGCAAAGAAATTTGGTTAATTTGTTTCCCGTTTTGCTTTCTAGATAACAAAGGTTAGTTGTAAAGGTAAGTGATTTCCTCTTTACACAAAAAAGTATTTAGGTGGAGTATTTTATGGTCATTTACAAGACGATATATTATCAAGAGGTCaagattttttttattgtaagAATGTAAGaaagaattcttacattcttgtatgcCACTATCATGCATAACATTTtgcgcaggtccttaatcttaattttctctGGAATACGTCCCACCAAATTTTTTAACAACCATTCACTTCAGCCattcaggtacccattcactgctgggtgaacagaggctacagttaaggattggcgcttagtcaatcctccccggccaggatacgaacccaagccaAATCACTTGCAAAGTgagaggcgagtgtcttaccactgcaccaaagAGACTGCTTCATGACCATAGGCGGTCATATTTTCTATGATTTATGTGCTGTACTTTACTGATTGACAGTTTTGGCTTGCCCACCTTTCTGGTCACTTTTTCTTGGTTTCTTGGTTATCCCCTGTTCCTTGTACCTCTATAGAGGAGGCCAGGTTTTAGCCTCTGGTCACTGGTGGGTATTATAAAGACTGGCAAGGGTGTGAATTGATCTGAGTGATGCTATCCAAATAGCTAGGTAGCATCAAAGacccaccagaaagaggcattttatTATATTCATTATATTTAACACTTTTATAGAATTTTTATTTAAAGATAAATAGTATTACAGTATTTACTTTGAACTGATTGCTCATTGTTATCTTTACAGATGGGGAGGAGTAGAAGAGATTGGCTTTTAGCAGCAATGCTTGCCTGTTGTTGCTGTGTAATATCACCAGCAGAGGAGATTGTACCTCTGGGATGCTTCACTGAGGATGCAGAAAGACCTTTGCTGTACCACTCGCCCAACACATCAAGTGGAATGAGTGTAACTGCCTGTGTTGAAGAATGTAGAGCCAAGTTAATGAGATATGCTGGGCTATTGAATGGAAATGAGTGTTTGTGTGGAGATGTGTTCAGTGGTAACCCATCTGATCTGTGTAATGTTCAGTGCTTATCAAACTCCACACagacttgtggtggtgatggagtaatGAGTGTATTTGAAACTGGTCAAGGCATCCTTGGTGCCCCAATGAATCTTACACAGGTAGACAGCGAACCATCCAGTCTGCATATTAACTGGGAACCTCCTGCTGGAGGATTGTCAGAAATTCTTGAATACCATGTAAGTGCAATACCAGATTTTACTTACAGTGAAAGAGACCCACCTAGACCCATGAAGTGGGTGTTCTCTGCCCACACCTACACTGCCTGGCTTCATGGCGTACAACCTGGTACAAAATACAAGGTGGAAATAAGGGCCGCTTCATCTGCTGGTCTTGGATATCCCCAGTCCAGGGAAATGTGGACCAAAGTTGGAAAGCCGGAAACTCCTGCATCCCCCCAACTTATAAGTCGGACCTCCACCACCATGACTGTGCAGCTCCAATCTGTCCCTCCAACTAACGGACCCATTACAGCATATCAGGTCGTGGTTATAGATGAAACTGTTAGTGTTGAGCTCCAGCCACAGCTACTTGAAGATTTTCATAATGCTTCTGAAAAAGGTCTTCCATTTTACATTGCAGCTCAGTTTCCTTCAGATAATTTTATGACTACATTCACAGTtggtgataaaaaacaatatgggaATTACTACAATGCTCCATTAAGCGAAGGTGTAGATTATCACATATTACTTGGGGTTTTAAGTACAATAAATGAAACAAAGGCAGCTTATTCACCCTCAAATCATGAACAGCATGAGAGTACTATACTGGATGAATTTGTGAAAAGGGATGATAATCCCCAGGTCGGTATCCACTTAGCCAATAATCGGAAGCTAATCTTAGGCTTGTCCATTGCCATAGGCCTCTTTGGCTTTCTTTTGATTGCATCCATTGTTTTATATGTCGCTTTGAGAGTATTGGTCAAGAAAAATCGTCGATCCTTAGAAAATCAAGAACTAGCCATTCATGCCGATCATCCAAATCAGGACATAGAAAATGGGTATGCAGTAGGGGCACACTACGTGGATGAGGAAACACCTCCAACAGATCATTACCGGCAGCTGAAGGAGAGAGTCTGGATCATTCCTCACCAAGGGCTTAACATTGTTGGAGACATAGGAACCGGAAAATTTGGGGACGTAAGAAAGGTAACTGTCCATATTTCTTTCTATATCTCAAGCAGGGAAGATCCTAAGCTATCCTCCCCCTCAAGTGATGTATTGCTGCCTGCTCTATAATCCTTATATGCTCTTAAAttccttacacacagaaatcacaatagcacgatgcatcaaatgaacaaatccacaagggccatgatgaggattcgaacctgcgtccgggagcatcccagatgctgcacgACTGAATAGCTtgatcgattaaggcagcgtctgggatgctcccggacgcaggtttgaatcctcgtcacggcccttgtggatttgttcttaaaTTCCTTACTCGATGTATTTCTCCATCTCTTCATCGAAGAAGGTGTTTGCTCTTCAAACACTAGTCCCTTTTTATCTTGCATACATTCTACCTGGCTGTTAATTCAGTATTTTTCATAGTGCATTTTCCAATCCCACCCCACATTTGTGTATTTAGAAATTGCATATGTATTTCATTCTTGCCTAAACCTTCCTGTTTTCAAGTGCCAAATATATCTTGGATAGTTTTAATGGCCTGAATTTGTCATCTATTTTCTTGTCCTATTCTTCATATTACTGTACTGCTTTTACACAGTTCTGGTTCAAAATATTATACAGTGCTGTATTCATATTGCTACTTACCTTCATTGTACCCATGTTGGCTGATTAATTAGGTATTCTCCAAGGGATTCCTTAAACAATCTTCATTTAATAATTTTGGTTTAGTCTATAAATTTGCAGCATCTGTGATATCTGGAGAATGCCTTCGTGTATTGGTTTGGCACTCAAGGTCTATGTATGCTTGTGGTAGGAAGACCCCCATCCCCAGTTGTTGTTGGGTCATGCTGTACTCTGGGCGTAGATTTTGAAGCCATTTAAAAAATAATTGGAATGAGTTGTTAAATCTTGAAACTCCACCAGCCTTCAAAATATGTAGACAACTGCCTTGATGACCAAGGGATAATTACAATCATCTTGGATGTAAACAAAACCCTGGGAAGTTTTGCATTAGATGAAAGAATAAAGGTATTTGGTACTGTATATGTGTGGAATACGTGTCCTAGAACCCATAACATATACCTGTACACTGTAAATTGTCATCGTCATAGCCCCAATAATTTTAATAGGCAAATTTTTCATAATTGCAGTAACTGTAAGAGCTGTCTATATCAGATCATTATCTCTGAATCCAGTTTCAAGGATTGCATCAACATTTTTGCAATTTTTACTTATtcagtgtacagtactgtacttattaTTAACCATTGATTATGAGGCGTGTGGTCAGATTGTAAGTTTTAAGGTAGTGTAATGCTGTACATGACTGGTGTTCCCCTCCATGCCCAACCCTTGTACAGTAATGGTTCCCATAGTTAGGGATAGAAAGCAGGTTAGGTTTGAGGTCCATGTGGCTAATGAATGACCTTCCTACAGATGCAACCGACAACAGtttattaactcccaggtacccatttacactCGGCCACCCAATACACTACAGCACACTGTAATGATTAATCGCCATGTACTCATTATAGCACATTCTTCACGTCATAGTCGCTGGCTTGAGGATGCCTCTCCTGATCAGCTATGATCAAAACATACCAACAGTTCATTCTGAGCCAGTGATGTTAAGATCTTCCAGTAGTATGTGCATTTTGCAAGTTCACAAATATCATATATGACTTCCTGTCATAAAATTACTTTTACAGGTGTAACAATAGCATTGAAAATATTGTTCTTTTTACACTTGTTTATAACAGCATTGTTGTTTGCCTAATTTATTTACAACTAGTTTATTGTTAGAGTGAGCTTATTTTTACCAACTTAGCCCTTGACAAGTTAACAAATTTTCCCATTTCAAGAACAATCTTTCGCATACGGTAATTTGAGAATCTCTAACTACTGGTATGTCTATTGAGCATCTGTAACTACTGGTATATGTCTATTGCACATTTGTAACTATCCGAATGTCACTACCATTTTAACATCTCTGCCATTGTTTCACCGTTTCCAGATCCTTTCCTGTTAAATagctttacttttttttttatatgggTATTGCCATTTCATTTATAATTACTATGATACTTTTACCATCTTCcagtggttcatcattgcctttaCCATATCTCATTATGTATGCTGCAAGTTAAACCGTGCTTCTTTCATATGTTTTTTCCAAGCTCATGATTAGTTATATTTTGAACATTGCTTACCCATGGATAAAAGACCTTATGCTGGTGCACTCATTAATATCAACCCTTTCAGCTTCTTATCTGTCCATTGATGTTCAACCTGACCCTAATAGTATATGTACTCAATTTTGCTAATgctatactgtacactgtattgTTATATAGAAAATAACCTAGTTACTTTGCACCTATtacatatttttgtgttcttgtATGTACTATTGTGTAATATGGTAGATTAAAGTTACAGTATATATGCTCAACTCGGGTGATTTACAGGCATTAAATAATATTTTTGTCTTGATTTATATATCTTTGTTAGGTGATATCCAGTGATTCTGGGTCGATTATTAACTTTTTTAGATGATCTCTCAATTATTTTAGTGTTTACTTCAGccttgtatattattattattactggatGATGCAGTGCTCTTTTGGCTACAGGACAAGATATTTTTACCGTCTTCGGTGATTGTTATACAGAACTACTGTGCTTGAGAAAATAGAAGCTCTCGATTTTATTCCTATTTATTCTATGTTAAAGCAACAAAACGCAGTAAAGGGCTGCAAAAAACTAAAAGAACTGAGATTTAATTTTATCATCAACAGTAATTCAAGTAAATAACATTTTTATTATCCGGCGACATCAGGATCGAGACCCTTGCTGGATATGGTTAGTATCTTGTTATTGCACTATCGTAGACATTTTCACAACACCCTAGACGTTTATATAATACACAATTTTGTTTAGTTGATCTACAAATGTgatgtagtatgtatataaacAGGCCTAATACTATATATTAGGCCCAGAATACCATTACTggccacttgttacccccctaaGAGCTGGGAATGTTGCTTTAAAAATccagtattgaatgtaatgaaatgcttccTCCTGGTACTGCTCTATTGGCTCAATGTAGCTGCCTTGCTAAGATTGCTCCATGCTAGAAGTTCTGTTTTGCTTCCTGGGGACCAGAACCAGAATCTGGCCCTCCCTTAAAGAGGCGCAGGGAGCGAGAGACACATTGCCACTCCACCagaaaagcatccagaaagttggCGAAACTTCATAGATAACTGGATAGGACAGAAAATGGTGCTTAAAAACTGCTAAACAACTCTACAAACTATTCATGTGAAACAAGCGATTCACTCAAACTAGCCTGACACTTGTTAGTACAGCTGACCACCAGCAGGCCCCCTGGCCCCCACCTGCAGCTGGTTCTCTTGGTCAGTTCTAGAGTTCGTGAACAACTTGCGGATAAACCGACAAACTTGGAAGGGAATTGAGGAAATTAGAGAGGCAACTGGGCTCCACCAAAAAGATGCGTTTGATTACATTCAAGACTTGGTTTCTATGGAAGCTCTTCAGTGTTTTCCTGAAGCTAACCACAGGGAATGAAAATGAGACTACTAAGGAAGAGAGATAGCAGGCACTAGGAAGAAGGATGATGAGGATGAGATTGAAGAGGAGGATGGGGATGAGGAGGATCCATGCTGGGAGACAGTCCAAAGTAACAGTGTACTGACTGGGACCAGGAACATTGACTAGATACTGGGCCACCAGAACCCTATCAGAACAACAAAATCCTGGAGTTCGAATTCTAGTTCGGTCATATTGCCCACCAGGCCCAAAAGAGCAAAACCCCCACATCCAGAGAAGATCCCAAAGCTCTCCAATCCTACAGTTAGAGGTGAGAGCCAACAAAAATGGAGCCTTAAGAAAGATACCATGAGCTGAAGAGGAAAGAGCAAAGTTATGCTAGGAGATAGACCAAAACCTGGTTAAGAGACCAGGACGGCTCGGGAGTACACGAGATGCCAAACGCAAACAACATTTGCACTGTCAATGCCAAATGATAGGTGGTGACAGTAATAGGCATGAGATGGCAGTCGAGAAACGACCAAAACAAAAGGGACAGGATGACCCTGACCAAAACCAAAGATGACGAAGAGATATACTGGTGAAACAAGCACCAGACTACTGCGTACTACTGCCACAAAGAATAATGCAGTTGGGACACCATAAACTAATAGCCTGCTCACTATACAAATGGCAATAAGCTTGTAACAAAAACTCCAGATGTGAATGCTATTTTCAGAGCAAATGGTGCTATTCCTTTGTATGCTACTGTATGTAAATATTACGTACACCAGCTGTATGTAAACAAAGAGGGGGAAGCACAGGATGTCATCAGCCTTGGTACGCTGCTATTCTGGTATCAGTATGAATGAGAGGGTAGAAATTGCCtatgctactctatccttttgagatgtatcttattgtctcaataaatgtATTTGAACTTGAATCAGTATGAATGTCATTAAATACAATAACCAAACCATAGCTTTATGTCAACCTTACAACTCCAGTCagcaacagcaccacaacacaccatactGGCCACAAGGTTAAATAGTGAATGCAGGTAATCCTGCAAGAACACGAAAGAAGATACTGCCGTCTTGCCTGGGAAGGAGTGAACATGCAGTGCCTGGCCTGTGAGTACCACACTCACTATGTGTACTAACTGATGCAAGAAACTGTGATCATTTAGTGTGTAGAAATCTCCTGCAGCCTGACAGCTTCACTGAACCCGACAAGCACCAAGAATGTTGAAACTGGCAGGACATTGACCAATTTTCTTATACTAAATTGTTATTGCTTTTCTTGTATGTACTGTATTTTTAAAGCACATGTTGCTTTTTATAGTTGAGTAAGTTATTGCTGACAATTTTTCTAAAGCTATGATCAATGCAGAACTGTAGTATTATGTAATTGCTGCATGTCAAGTGGCGGTTAACTTGCTATAATCTCAATTTTCTGCCCAATGCTATGTACATACAACATGTATCTGCTGCGTGTACTACTTCCCAAAGTACCGCTTGCTTCCTGTGGTGTTACCACTTTACTTTGTTTCTAGTACCATAGTATTCTATAAAAATCTGCTTGACAAGTGATGGGAGCTCTCTAGAATATCTTATTTTCTGTCCATAATAAGTACAATAGAAAGCTTCTGGTGCTTGTAAACTATAACTGCTTCTTGAGGTACTTGCCTAAGTATTAGCTTTATTAAAGGCTATGTTCAAAGGATTACTATAATTTTCATGGTTAACAATTTCTTTGTACAAGATGCTAAGCTTGCAGTGAACTGCTCACAGCCAAAACAAACTCACCCATGCTCCTCTCCCATGTTCTTACTCAGCAGCTGgttaattatttatataattcaCTAAATGAGCATAATATAATACTTGAGTTACAAGTTAATGAAATAGTGCCCATAACAAGTTTTACTGCAGAATTTGATGCGACATTATTATGATCGAATATTGTCATAATTGCAATGATTACCAATTACCATTGAACACTGGTAATTGGGTGATGTGTGTTCTTCAAAATTATATCTTATAAATTTCATGTCTAACTTTAATATGACTATAATCTTAGCACTTAATGGTTTTACCAATACCCAGTTTAAGCTGCATGGGATTTAtgcattttaatttatatttggtgttattaaaaaaataattactATGCAATATTTTGTAAAGTATTGTTGTATATAATGTTAAGAAATTAACAATGTATTTTTTCTTATCATGAATAATTTGTTTCAGGGCGTGGTAGTCAATAAAGCTAATCAGATGAATGTATTAGTCCAGCGAATAGCAGATGATACTTTGGACAGAAATAGCAAGATGCAGATGTTGCGTGAGTTTGACGCACACATACGTATCGCTTCACATCCACACATCATCTCTCTTATGGGGCTCATGGAGGAACTCAATATAATTTCTGTGGCCTTCGAGTATGAAACAGCGACTCTCAAAACCCACCTGGTGGAGAGCCGTGCCGTACAACACTATCCTGTATATGCTGAGAAGAACAGAAGATTTTCAACACTTCTTGAAGGACAGGTGTGTTGGATTGGGACAACAATCCTTGGTACTTGTAGTGCAGTTTTTTGCATGTCTTAGTATTTGTACTATACTGAATTTGGCTGTGGTAATTTtaatcatttaaaaaaaaaaatcatgggcaacattcccagGTTTGAGagtctcagtactgagtgagcaaccaaggctggcatacGCAGcatgaactaacagcactgccattcagcttgtgaccacagcattgcctaacattgtcaaaatatatatgtaactgctattatttagtgatgatagtattacagaagacccctgactgtgataaaaatgaccaggattctgataatagcaggattgtggtgataattagcaatggagggaggagtaatcttagtgagggagggtggtagcattgtctgctgactctgtggtgacctgttattgtctggactcaacataccaacttagtggtttgctatggtgaacacaaatgtaaatactgtacttatATACAATGTGTGGATTTTTTTATGAATCTGTAGAATTAGTAGCTACGGATTGCATCAACTATGCCAGGCTTCCAGGGGCGAGTACTAGAAAGGaagttatattaagatcatgggaTATAATATGTTAGTGTACACTTCTGGAGGTTAGTGAAGGACTGGACATTGCCACGTCGAAGAGAAAATATACCATTTATGGTAGCGGGAAACATTTATGAGAAATCAGACTGGAGGAATCATAAGTAAAATTTATTTAGATTATGTCTTCAGTGTATATTTCATATATGCTGGGATACATGGCTGGATGTATGCTTTAAGTTTCCTTGTGTGGCTTGTAGTTCATCCATTTGATTTCCTCTGGAAGTTTGCTCCACTGACCTGTGCACCAGGAGCATGTGTGTGTCTCTTGGGTGCAGTGTGCTTTGCTCACTCCTGTACACATGGTGGAGTTTTTCAGCTTTTCTCCCTCTCAATTTTATGAGATGTTGTTTGTCCATTTCTTTCACCTGTCTCTCATATTGGGAGCTTCCATCTGTTGCGTGGATGGTCCTGTACTTTTGTGTAAGGGAAGTTTGTATTTGTTGATGTCAACTATAGCTGGATTGGGAGGTTCCAATCATGACTACAACTGGCCATTTTCTTGCTATTCTGCAAGGGCTAGTTTCCTCCTGTGATCATTTGCATGGTGTCctgggtttgtgtctcggagaaatTGTTTAATTTTTGTTTCTACTGgttgtcactatattaccatcctTCAGTTCAGAACCTGCTGCCCTTGCTAGCAGCATCCTTGTGTTTGTCTGGGTACACCTGTGGTTTCCAGTGTGGCCCCCATTACCCTTGTTTAGGGTGTTGGGCCACTTGTGCTGTTTGGCTACACCAGCCAACCAAGGCAACAGTCCAGCAATGCTCCATGGGGGTAGTGTGCCTTTTTGTTAATGTGGTTTTCGGTTCTGTGACATCAGTGACCTGCTGGCCTCGAGCCTCCTTGGCTTCCTGGTGGGTTCCTTGGTTCCTCTGCTCTCGTCATTCATTTCTTAGTGCTTTTCCAGGTCCGCCCTGGTTTTTCTTATAATGTTCCATTGTTGAATGGGTGTTATATATGATACCTTCCCTGGTTTCAGTGGAGGTGTTTAGGACCTTGTTCTAGGTTGATTTGTTTACCCTGCTAGTGTCCCATGTTGTGGCCCCCTTATGGGTTGGCTCCTGAGTGTTTGTCTCCTTGTTTACCCATTATATTGCTTGTCTTGTTTCTTCACTTTGTTTTTTTCAGAGaggttaggagtttgtttttgctTGTATTTTCTGAGTGGTTTGCCtcggttgtatggtgttgtaatgTTGATAATTAGTTTCTAGTAGGTTGAACAAGTCCAGGGACCATGTATGTATGGAAGGCTCTGTGACACCAGCATCTAATCTCTAAGGAGCAAATTAGGGGCCATTGAAAAGACAGCATTTCATTACTCATTTTGTTATCTTTATTAACCTTGTGAGATTTTAATTGCATGTTGTTTTTGCAGGCTTTTGATATATTGGCAGGAGTGGCTAGAGGCATGAGTCACCTAGCATCACTTGGAGTGGTCCATGGTCAGCTGTGCGCTAGGAATGTGGTACTGGTTGATGGCACCCATCCAAAAGTTACTGGCTTTGGTCTTCTTCATTACCACAATGACTTGTATGTACCAGATTACAGACGGTGGCATGCTGCCGAAACCTTGCGGACCAAGTTGTCAACGTCAAAGAGTGATACTTGGTCCTTTGGCTGTTTAATGTGGGAAATGACTACCCTTGGGGGCACTCCATATGCAGATGTACGCACCGAGGATGTTGCTGGCCGTGTGCTCCGAGGATTGCGGTTATCTCAGCCACAGTATGTTGGTGATGAACTGTATCAAATGATGCTCGACTGCTGGCAACAGGACCTAGACGAACGGCCTTCATTCCCTGAGCTGGAAGCCAGTCTGCAAAGGTTGGCTTGTGACGACATAACGCCGCACCTTTTGTTCTCTCTGTACCCGTCATTCCAGTATGAACTGTATGCACCTCACTTTGAGTTTTTGGATTAACTCATAAATATGAACATCATTTACCAGTTGAACAGAGTTCCTGAACTCTGACTTGCCAGGTGCACTTGACAATGTGTTCCATTTATTGCATGTTCACTCTGTGAATGGCTTTGTGGAGTAAATTGTATGACACGTCTCAAAAGCTGACAAATAAAagcattgttgaccaaaccacacactggaaagtgaagagacgacgacgtttcggtccgtcctggaccattatcgacaatcgacttgagaatggtccaggacggactgaaatgtcatcgtctcttcactttctattgtgtggtttggtcaacatatttcagccacgttattgtgactcctcgtctgcataaaagcatttatacagtacatatatatattctacaaTGTTCTAGAATAATTGTAGACTATTCGTACATATTTTAGCCAAATGGTGAAATCTTGT
The sequence above is drawn from the Procambarus clarkii isolate CNS0578487 chromosome 49, FALCON_Pclarkii_2.0, whole genome shotgun sequence genome and encodes:
- the Wsck gene encoding putative inactive tyrosine-protein kinase Wsck: MGRSRRDWLLAAMLACCCCVISPAEEIVPLGCFTEDAERPLLYHSPNTSSGMSVTACVEECRAKLMRYAGLLNGNECLCGDVFSGNPSDLCNVQCLSNSTQTCGGDGVMSVFETGQGILGAPMNLTQVDSEPSSLHINWEPPAGGLSEILEYHVSAIPDFTYSERDPPRPMKWVFSAHTYTAWLHGVQPGTKYKVEIRAASSAGLGYPQSREMWTKVGKPETPASPQLISRTSTTMTVQLQSVPPTNGPITAYQVVVIDETVSVELQPQLLEDFHNASEKGLPFYIAAQFPSDNFMTTFTVGDKKQYGNYYNAPLSEGVDYHILLGVLSTINETKAAYSPSNHEQHESTILDEFVKRDDNPQVGIHLANNRKLILGLSIAIGLFGFLLIASIVLYVALRVLVKKNRRSLENQELAIHADHPNQDIENGYAVGAHYVDEETPPTDHYRQLKERVWIIPHQGLNIVGDIGTGKFGDVRKGVVVNKANQMNVLVQRIADDTLDRNSKMQMLREFDAHIRIASHPHIISLMGLMEELNIISVAFEYETATLKTHLVESRAVQHYPVYAEKNRRFSTLLEGQAFDILAGVARGMSHLASLGVVHGQLCARNVVLVDGTHPKVTGFGLLHYHNDLYVPDYRRWHAAETLRTKLSTSKSDTWSFGCLMWEMTTLGGTPYADVRTEDVAGRVLRGLRLSQPQYVGDELYQMMLDCWQQDLDERPSFPELEASLQRLACDDITPHLLFSLYPSFQYELYAPHFEFLD